From one Musa acuminata AAA Group cultivar baxijiao chromosome BXJ2-6, Cavendish_Baxijiao_AAA, whole genome shotgun sequence genomic stretch:
- the LOC135614469 gene encoding tRNA (guanine(37)-N1)-methyltransferase 1-like isoform X2 produces MDAAAGEASAARTAVLLTGGGSVCPSREAHPAEPKDGGTNPTSRGEVGSCQVATKPISEADEHRGREAEVSLLDESKFDVNLQLWSLRIPREHCTSVGRLLHGYMLDRARIKPIVEDPTSEKNRLVILSEKIQNSDLSEIPSHVLDPLKGLCNIEAVPYSLTLGYSYWGADHILKQILPHGMEVPTSFETVGHVAHLNLTEDQLPYKDVIAKVIYDKNQPIIQTVVNKIGTITNEFRVPTFEVLAGKSDMVTEVKQYGVTFKLDYSLVYWNSRLEHEHIRLVSLFQRGETICDMFAGIGPFSIPAARKGCHVYANDLNPDSVHYLRINANINKVEDRVFAYNMDARAFMHHVMTVPDSDGMQKTGEAVSNEDHYHKLATDEKEEMLNAGKDNQDSVNGSSVKKKTAVKRQLDKASEVFQGNRNTNKRIRGFHLTVFRPWEHVDHVIMNLPASALDFLDVFKGLIQREHWRGSLPWIHCYCFIRSTETKESILSKAESLLSTKIADPIFHRVRDVAPNKAMFCLSFKLPTETCCGDVNNVGAE; encoded by the exons ATGGATGCGGCGGCTGGCGAAGCTTCTGCCGCCCGCACCGCCGTCCTGTTAACCGGGGGCGGCTCCGTGTGCCCATCCCGGGAGGCCCATCCGGCGGAACCCAAGGATGGCGGCACGAATCCGACAAGCCGAGGCGAGGTCGGTTCTTGTCAAGTAGCAACGAAGCCTATATCCGAGGCGGACGAGCACAGGGGAAGGGAGGCGGAGGTGTCGTTGTTGGATGAGAGCAAATTTGACGTGAATCTCCAGCTCTGGTCTCTCCGGATTCCACGGGAACATTGCACGTCCGTCGGCCGCCTCCTCCACGG ATATATGCTGGACAGAGCTCGTATCAAACCCATTGTTGAGGATCCAACTAGTGAGAAAAATCGTCTTGTCATACTATCTGAAAAGATACAAAATTCTG ATTTATCTGAAATTCCAAGTCATGTGTTGGATCCCCTAAAGGGTCTATGCAACATTGAAGCAGTGCCATATTCATTAACACTAGGATATTCATATTGGGGTGCAG ATCATATTTTAAAGCAAATACTACCCCATGGAATGGAGGTACCAACTTCCTTTGAAACAGT AGGACATGTTGCTCATCTGAATTTGACAGAAGACCAACTTCCTTATAAGGATGTCATCGCAAAGGTTATATATGAT AAAAATCAGCCAATAATTCAAACTGTGGTGAATAAAATTGGAACCATTACAAATGAGTTTCGAGTGCCAACTTTTGAAGTTCTAGCAGGAAAAAGTGATATGGTCACTGAAGTAAAGCAGTATGGTGTTACATTTAAACTTGATTATAGCTTGGTCTATTGGAACTCGAGACTTGAACATGAACacattcgcttggtttcattgttCCAAAGAGGAGAGACAATTTGTGATATGTTTGCTGGAATAGGTCCTTTTTCCATTCCAGCAGCACGAAAAGGTTGCCATGTATATGCAAACGACTTAAATCCTGATAGTGTTCATTATCTACGGATTAATGCAAATATTAACAAGGTAGAGGACCGTGTTTTTGCATATAACATGGATGCAAGGGCTTTCATGCACCATGTAATGACAGTGCCCGATTCTGATGGTATGCAAAAAACTGGAGAAGCTGTTTCAAATGAAGATCATTACCACAAATTAGCAACCGATGAAAAAGAAG AAATGCTCAATGCTGGAAAAGATAATCAAGATTCTGTAAATGGGTCatctgtaaaaaaaaaaactgctgTTAAAAGACAGCTGGACAAGGCTAGCGAAG TGTTTCAGGGAAATAGGAATACCAACAAGAGAATCAGAGGCTTCCATTTAACAGTGTTTAGGCCATGGGAGCATGTTGACCATGTAATCATGAATCTTCCAGCTTCTGCTTTGGATTTTTTAG ATGTCTTTAAGGGCCTTATTCAAAGGGAACACTGGAGGGGGTCTTTACCTTGGATACACTGCTATTGCTTCATTCGATCAACTGAAACCAAAGAATCAATATTATCT AAAGCAGAGTCTCTTTTGAGTACTAAGATAGCAGACCCAATTTTCCATCGGGTCAGGGACGTTGCCCCCAACAAG gctatgttCTGTTTAAGCTTCAAGCTACCAACAGAGACCTGTTGCGGAGATGTTAATAACGTTGGTGCTGAATGA
- the LOC135614469 gene encoding tRNA (guanine(37)-N1)-methyltransferase 1-like isoform X1, with translation MDAAAGEASAARTAVLLTGGGSVCPSREAHPAEPKDGGTNPTSRGEVGSCQVATKPISEADEHRGREAEVSLLDESKFDVNLQLWSLRIPREHCTSVGRLLHGYMLDRARIKPIVEDPTSEKNRLVILSEKIQNSDLSEIPSHVLDPLKGLCNIEAVPYSLTLGYSYWGADHILKQILPHGMEVPTSFETVGHVAHLNLTEDQLPYKDVIAKVIYDKNQPIIQTVVNKIGTITNEFRVPTFEVLAGKSDMVTEVKQYGVTFKLDYSLVYWNSRLEHEHIRLVSLFQRGETICDMFAGIGPFSIPAARKGCHVYANDLNPDSVHYLRINANINKVEDRVFAYNMDARAFMHHVMTVPDSDGMQKTGEAVSNEDHYHKLATDEKEVVTLEMLNAGKDNQDSVNGSSVKKKTAVKRQLDKASEVFQGNRNTNKRIRGFHLTVFRPWEHVDHVIMNLPASALDFLDVFKGLIQREHWRGSLPWIHCYCFIRSTETKESILSKAESLLSTKIADPIFHRVRDVAPNKAMFCLSFKLPTETCCGDVNNVGAE, from the exons ATGGATGCGGCGGCTGGCGAAGCTTCTGCCGCCCGCACCGCCGTCCTGTTAACCGGGGGCGGCTCCGTGTGCCCATCCCGGGAGGCCCATCCGGCGGAACCCAAGGATGGCGGCACGAATCCGACAAGCCGAGGCGAGGTCGGTTCTTGTCAAGTAGCAACGAAGCCTATATCCGAGGCGGACGAGCACAGGGGAAGGGAGGCGGAGGTGTCGTTGTTGGATGAGAGCAAATTTGACGTGAATCTCCAGCTCTGGTCTCTCCGGATTCCACGGGAACATTGCACGTCCGTCGGCCGCCTCCTCCACGG ATATATGCTGGACAGAGCTCGTATCAAACCCATTGTTGAGGATCCAACTAGTGAGAAAAATCGTCTTGTCATACTATCTGAAAAGATACAAAATTCTG ATTTATCTGAAATTCCAAGTCATGTGTTGGATCCCCTAAAGGGTCTATGCAACATTGAAGCAGTGCCATATTCATTAACACTAGGATATTCATATTGGGGTGCAG ATCATATTTTAAAGCAAATACTACCCCATGGAATGGAGGTACCAACTTCCTTTGAAACAGT AGGACATGTTGCTCATCTGAATTTGACAGAAGACCAACTTCCTTATAAGGATGTCATCGCAAAGGTTATATATGAT AAAAATCAGCCAATAATTCAAACTGTGGTGAATAAAATTGGAACCATTACAAATGAGTTTCGAGTGCCAACTTTTGAAGTTCTAGCAGGAAAAAGTGATATGGTCACTGAAGTAAAGCAGTATGGTGTTACATTTAAACTTGATTATAGCTTGGTCTATTGGAACTCGAGACTTGAACATGAACacattcgcttggtttcattgttCCAAAGAGGAGAGACAATTTGTGATATGTTTGCTGGAATAGGTCCTTTTTCCATTCCAGCAGCACGAAAAGGTTGCCATGTATATGCAAACGACTTAAATCCTGATAGTGTTCATTATCTACGGATTAATGCAAATATTAACAAGGTAGAGGACCGTGTTTTTGCATATAACATGGATGCAAGGGCTTTCATGCACCATGTAATGACAGTGCCCGATTCTGATGGTATGCAAAAAACTGGAGAAGCTGTTTCAAATGAAGATCATTACCACAAATTAGCAACCGATGAAAAAGAAG TTGTTACCCTAGAAATGCTCAATGCTGGAAAAGATAATCAAGATTCTGTAAATGGGTCatctgtaaaaaaaaaaactgctgTTAAAAGACAGCTGGACAAGGCTAGCGAAG TGTTTCAGGGAAATAGGAATACCAACAAGAGAATCAGAGGCTTCCATTTAACAGTGTTTAGGCCATGGGAGCATGTTGACCATGTAATCATGAATCTTCCAGCTTCTGCTTTGGATTTTTTAG ATGTCTTTAAGGGCCTTATTCAAAGGGAACACTGGAGGGGGTCTTTACCTTGGATACACTGCTATTGCTTCATTCGATCAACTGAAACCAAAGAATCAATATTATCT AAAGCAGAGTCTCTTTTGAGTACTAAGATAGCAGACCCAATTTTCCATCGGGTCAGGGACGTTGCCCCCAACAAG gctatgttCTGTTTAAGCTTCAAGCTACCAACAGAGACCTGTTGCGGAGATGTTAATAACGTTGGTGCTGAATGA